The Epilithonimonas zeae genome contains a region encoding:
- a CDS encoding lipocalin family protein — MRKLILGILGIAFFATSCSSTKNASSSDGSVSAGQAQTVRAEVMKLKGEWSISDVDYNKSFKIKPFDEGADINCFVGSSWKLVPNNYTGAYTLNGGGDCPMRTQAITFSVDKYSNVSIKKVGEGEKAKHVSAGYMLRLENPTENSFTLVQSVNADGSPMDVRYNFVRTAK; from the coding sequence ATGAGAAAATTAATTTTAGGAATATTAGGTATTGCTTTTTTTGCAACCTCTTGTTCATCTACAAAAAATGCTTCATCTTCTGATGGAAGCGTTAGTGCAGGTCAGGCACAAACAGTACGTGCTGAAGTTATGAAGCTAAAAGGAGAATGGTCTATATCTGATGTAGACTATAACAAATCATTTAAAATAAAACCTTTCGACGAAGGTGCGGATATCAATTGTTTCGTAGGTAGTTCTTGGAAATTAGTTCCAAATAATTATACAGGAGCATATACCTTAAATGGTGGAGGAGATTGCCCAATGAGAACACAAGCTATTACTTTCAGTGTTGATAAATACAGTAACGTATCCATCAAAAAAGTTGGTGAAGGAGAAAAAGCAAAACATGTTTCTGCTGGATATATGTTAAGATTAGAAAATCCAACTGAAAATAGCTTCACTTTGGTTCAGTCTGTTAATGCAGATGGTTCCCCAATGGACGTGCGTTATAATTTTGTAAGAACTGCTAAATAA
- the lepB gene encoding signal peptidase I — MNYIITYTVYVLIISILMGLTTWKLFKKMGYNPLLSFIPFYNYFIILKETNHSKWWAILSYLPIVGPIMMSVFHIFLMKKFGKRGALNGLLTVVLPFIFMATVNYSKDPQIETEEEEEENKKKETFLGSVTFAVVFATIIHAFITQPFGIPTGSMERTLLVGDFLFVNKWAYGYRMPMRPVALPFLQGTIFDTGQKGNPKDDPKSYVDAVKLPYLRLPGYDEIKRYDIVVFNYPQDSVHVAIDRKDPYVKRCVGIPGDVIEFRNGRLFVNNAPEKILGDEYQQHGYLVKTGSQLDIPQLYKTYGFLPVQENQTNEGFIYAFQGLTDQTAKEIKALPQVIEMHEMIEKKGEGAVRFKLNADKTAYTKSVDTTQSIYPINKPWNQDWYGPLRIPKKGDVVKLDQETLPTYQWIISEYEHNKLENKNGKIYVNGQETNQYTIKQNYYMMIGDNRDASLDARFFGVVPEENIVGRPMFTWMSVEGLFSDASSTYQAPGKKIRWDRMFKATNTGEANKTSYWWVAVIILVLFFGWDYFAKLFKKKKEDE; from the coding sequence ATGAATTACATTATTACTTATACAGTTTACGTTCTTATCATAAGTATTTTGATGGGACTTACAACTTGGAAGTTATTTAAGAAAATGGGTTACAATCCATTATTGTCTTTTATTCCATTTTATAATTATTTTATTATTCTTAAGGAAACTAACCATTCAAAATGGTGGGCGATTTTATCTTATCTTCCAATTGTTGGACCGATTATGATGTCGGTTTTCCATATTTTCCTGATGAAAAAATTTGGAAAAAGAGGTGCTCTGAACGGTCTGCTGACTGTAGTTTTGCCATTCATTTTTATGGCGACTGTTAATTATAGCAAAGATCCTCAGATAGAAACCGAAGAAGAGGAAGAAGAAAATAAAAAGAAAGAAACTTTCTTGGGATCTGTAACTTTTGCGGTGGTTTTTGCAACCATTATCCACGCTTTCATCACACAACCTTTCGGGATTCCGACAGGATCTATGGAAAGAACTTTGTTGGTAGGAGATTTCCTATTTGTGAATAAATGGGCTTACGGTTACAGAATGCCAATGAGACCGGTAGCTTTACCATTCTTACAAGGAACAATTTTCGATACAGGCCAAAAGGGAAATCCTAAAGACGATCCAAAATCTTACGTTGATGCAGTAAAGTTGCCCTACTTAAGACTTCCTGGCTATGATGAGATCAAGAGATACGATATTGTAGTTTTCAATTATCCGCAGGATTCTGTTCACGTCGCAATCGACAGAAAAGATCCTTACGTGAAAAGATGCGTTGGTATTCCTGGCGATGTGATCGAGTTCAGAAACGGAAGATTATTTGTGAACAATGCGCCCGAAAAAATTCTTGGTGATGAGTATCAGCAACACGGTTATTTGGTAAAAACTGGATCGCAATTAGACATTCCTCAATTATACAAAACTTATGGTTTTCTTCCGGTTCAGGAGAATCAAACTAACGAAGGATTTATTTATGCTTTTCAAGGTTTGACGGATCAGACCGCTAAAGAAATCAAAGCGCTTCCGCAGGTAATCGAGATGCACGAAATGATCGAGAAAAAAGGTGAAGGTGCCGTAAGATTTAAACTGAATGCTGATAAAACAGCTTATACAAAGAGCGTCGACACGACACAATCAATCTATCCAATCAACAAACCTTGGAATCAGGACTGGTACGGACCTCTTAGAATCCCGAAAAAAGGCGATGTTGTAAAACTGGATCAGGAAACATTGCCAACTTACCAATGGATTATTTCCGAGTACGAGCACAACAAGCTTGAAAACAAAAACGGAAAAATTTATGTTAACGGTCAGGAAACCAATCAATATACAATCAAGCAGAACTATTATATGATGATTGGAGACAACCGCGATGCGTCTTTGGATGCGAGATTTTTTGGTGTAGTTCCGGAGGAAAATATCGTGGGAAGACCGATGTTCACTTGGATGAGTGTAGAAGGTCTGTTCTCAGATGCAAGTTCTACTTATCAGGCGCCGGGCAAGAAAATCCGTTGGGACAGAATGTTCAAAGCGACCAACACAGGCGAAGCTAATAAAACATCTTATTGGTGGGTAGCTGTGATTATTTTGGTATTGTTCTTCGGTTGGGATTATTTCGCCAAATTATTCAAAAAGAAAAAAGAAGACGAATAA
- a CDS encoding GxxExxY protein: MTENEISKIIFDSGLKIHRKLGTGLYERVYEECLYYELMKSGLKVERQKSLSIQYEDLLIQDAFRVDLLIENKVVIELKSATESGQHIFEAQTLNYLRLGKYKLGMIINFNLPYFKNGVKRIVNGL; the protein is encoded by the coding sequence ATGACTGAAAATGAAATTTCCAAAATTATTTTTGATTCGGGGCTGAAAATTCATAGAAAATTAGGAACAGGGCTTTATGAAAGAGTTTATGAAGAATGTCTCTATTATGAATTAATGAAATCTGGATTAAAAGTTGAACGGCAAAAAAGCTTGTCAATACAATATGAAGATTTATTGATTCAAGATGCTTTTAGAGTAGATTTGTTGATTGAAAATAAAGTCGTCATCGAGTTAAAATCAGCAACAGAATCAGGTCAACATATATTTGAAGCACAAACGTTGAATTATTTAAGGTTAGGAAAATATAAATTAGGAATGATTATCAATTTTAATCTTCCTTATTTCAAAAATGGAGTAAAACGAATTGTAAATGGTTTGTAA
- a CDS encoding S8 family serine peptidase, giving the protein MKHLLIAAAFYAGFATVTAQTAAPENDKDLKTWYHKDYATTKVYGVNTENAYKFLESKGLKPKTVVVGVLDSGVEVDHPGLVKNMWKNPNEIPNNGIDDDGNGYVDDVYGWNFIGGKNGDIDVDNMEVTRVVKKYQSVFEGDDSSKNKANQAKMPEEFAMYMKAKDVFTKKSQEAKQSVQLYTMINNAIPDMIKLLNGKNLTKETLASIKPTTQQEAMAMQVLSQMSGDPQIAGKSAAEVETYLKGQMKEALDYFTPQAEKGYNLDFDPRKEIVGDNYDDYSEKKYGNNHYEGPDAKHGTHVAGIIAGLANGSENQYGVASRVAKIMTVRAVPDGDERDKDVANAVRYAVDNGAKILNMSFGKPVSPGKNVVWDAFKYAESKGVLLVKAAGNENEDIAEHQYFPTNFKSQSDEKPFINNMIVVGSNTNDSNALKSSFSNYDKKMVDVFAPGSEIYSTVPDGKYEYLQGTSMASPVVAGSAAVLLAYMPNLKPEQIIESLVKTTNTSTANGFDNLSRSAGVIDVAKAAEYAYKNFYKADASTKSTNKPVKKQKLHKSIDKTKL; this is encoded by the coding sequence ATGAAACATTTATTGATAGCGGCTGCTTTTTATGCCGGTTTTGCAACAGTTACAGCACAAACAGCTGCTCCTGAAAATGATAAAGATCTTAAAACTTGGTATCACAAAGATTATGCTACAACCAAAGTTTACGGCGTTAATACGGAGAATGCTTACAAATTCTTAGAATCAAAAGGTCTTAAACCAAAAACGGTTGTTGTAGGTGTTTTGGACAGCGGAGTAGAAGTGGATCATCCGGGATTGGTGAAAAATATGTGGAAAAATCCAAACGAAATCCCAAACAACGGAATCGATGATGACGGGAACGGATATGTAGATGATGTTTACGGATGGAACTTTATCGGAGGAAAAAATGGCGACATCGATGTAGATAATATGGAAGTGACCAGAGTGGTGAAAAAATACCAATCTGTTTTCGAAGGTGATGATTCTTCAAAAAACAAAGCAAACCAAGCGAAAATGCCGGAAGAGTTTGCAATGTATATGAAAGCTAAAGATGTTTTCACTAAAAAAAGTCAGGAAGCTAAACAAAGCGTACAGTTATATACAATGATCAACAATGCCATTCCTGATATGATAAAACTGTTGAATGGAAAAAATCTAACTAAAGAAACTTTAGCAAGTATCAAACCTACTACTCAGCAAGAAGCGATGGCGATGCAGGTTCTATCTCAAATGTCAGGCGATCCTCAGATTGCAGGAAAATCAGCTGCTGAAGTAGAAACTTACTTGAAAGGTCAAATGAAAGAAGCTTTGGATTATTTTACACCACAAGCTGAAAAAGGTTATAATCTAGATTTTGATCCAAGAAAAGAAATCGTAGGAGATAACTATGATGATTATTCTGAAAAAAAATATGGTAACAACCATTATGAAGGTCCGGACGCAAAACATGGAACTCACGTAGCTGGAATCATTGCAGGTTTAGCAAATGGTTCAGAAAATCAATATGGTGTAGCTTCCAGAGTGGCAAAGATTATGACTGTGAGAGCCGTTCCGGATGGTGACGAACGAGATAAAGATGTTGCCAATGCAGTTCGTTATGCCGTAGATAATGGTGCTAAAATCCTTAATATGAGTTTTGGGAAACCAGTTTCTCCAGGCAAGAATGTAGTTTGGGATGCTTTCAAATATGCAGAGAGCAAAGGCGTTCTTTTGGTAAAAGCGGCTGGAAACGAAAACGAAGATATCGCAGAACATCAATATTTTCCGACTAATTTCAAATCTCAATCAGATGAAAAACCATTCATCAACAATATGATTGTAGTAGGTTCAAATACTAATGATTCTAATGCTTTGAAGTCTAGTTTCTCCAATTATGATAAAAAGATGGTAGATGTTTTTGCGCCAGGTTCAGAGATTTATTCCACAGTTCCGGATGGAAAATATGAATATCTACAAGGAACATCAATGGCTTCTCCTGTAGTTGCTGGTTCAGCTGCTGTGTTGTTAGCTTATATGCCAAATCTTAAACCAGAACAGATTATTGAATCTTTAGTAAAAACTACCAATACCAGTACAGCTAATGGTTTTGATAATTTGTCAAGATCGGCAGGTGTAATAGATGTTGCTAAAGCGGCGGAATATGCTTATAAGAATTTTTACAAAGCAGATGCTTCAACAAAATCTACCAATAAACCTGTAAAAAAACAAAAATTGCATAAGTCTATTGATAAGACAAAGCTTTAA
- a CDS encoding WbqC family protein, whose product MKKVLLPIFYLPPVSWFSVFLDNENEISLEQFENFPKQTYRNRAAIYGANGKLPLIIPIKHTGKREIKDIEISFAEDWQKLHWKSIKTAYQSTPYFEFYEDKLKSIFAEKILSLKDFNIKALGIILAILKTEKKYEFTTEYFKNPEAEDFREKFSAKSESEYEMPEYYQSFSDKNGFIKDLSILDLICNIGPESLTYIKNINKN is encoded by the coding sequence ATGAAAAAAGTTCTCTTACCAATATTTTATTTGCCACCTGTATCGTGGTTTTCAGTTTTCTTAGATAATGAAAACGAAATTTCATTAGAACAATTCGAAAACTTTCCTAAGCAGACTTACAGAAACCGTGCAGCTATTTACGGAGCCAACGGAAAATTACCTTTGATTATTCCGATCAAACATACAGGAAAAAGAGAAATCAAAGACATCGAAATTTCTTTTGCTGAAGATTGGCAAAAACTGCATTGGAAATCCATAAAAACAGCTTATCAAAGCACGCCATATTTCGAGTTTTATGAAGATAAACTCAAAAGTATTTTTGCAGAAAAGATTTTATCGTTAAAAGACTTTAACATCAAAGCTTTAGGTATCATTCTTGCTATTCTGAAAACCGAAAAAAAATATGAGTTCACAACAGAATATTTCAAAAATCCGGAAGCCGAAGATTTTAGAGAAAAATTCTCAGCCAAATCGGAATCAGAATATGAAATGCCGGAGTATTATCAAAGCTTTTCAGACAAAAACGGATTTATAAAAGATTTATCTATTCTTGATCTTATTTGTAACATCGGGCCGGAAAGTTTGACTTATATCAAAAATATCAATAAAAACTAA
- a CDS encoding DUF5683 domain-containing protein, which translates to MKKVLSIFLFFSFCLIFSQVNRNDTIRVENHPKDSIPAAKPLSEAQVLGDIADKNAPAKITKLSPIKAGLYSAVLPGLGQFYNKKYWKIPLVWGAVGTGVGIALWNDKNYKRYRNAYIAELNGLPHEFDGINGVNKTVLGNAQDRFKRQRDYAIGIAGLIYILNIVDAVVDAHLFEGRNDPDLALTPAVINDQFSNYQTKAGLSLSFRF; encoded by the coding sequence ATGAAGAAAGTACTTTCGATTTTTTTGTTTTTTTCTTTTTGTTTGATTTTTTCACAAGTCAATCGCAATGATACAATACGTGTAGAAAATCATCCGAAAGATAGCATTCCTGCCGCCAAACCATTGTCTGAAGCTCAGGTTCTTGGAGATATTGCAGATAAAAATGCGCCGGCAAAAATCACAAAACTAAGTCCTATAAAAGCAGGTTTATATTCTGCAGTTTTACCAGGTTTAGGACAATTCTACAATAAAAAATACTGGAAAATTCCTCTTGTTTGGGGAGCTGTAGGAACTGGAGTTGGAATTGCTCTTTGGAATGATAAAAACTATAAACGCTACAGAAATGCTTATATAGCAGAGCTAAATGGTCTTCCCCACGAGTTTGATGGCATCAATGGAGTCAACAAAACAGTTTTGGGAAATGCACAAGACCGTTTCAAAAGACAAAGAGATTATGCCATAGGAATTGCGGGTTTAATTTATATTCTTAATATAGTGGATGCCGTTGTAGATGCGCATCTCTTTGAAGGTCGTAACGATCCGGATTTGGCATTAACGCCAGCGGTTATTAACGACCAATTCAGTAATTATCAGACTAAAGCTGGTTTAAGCTTAAGTTTCAGATTCTAA
- a CDS encoding OmpA family protein, whose amino-acid sequence MKLTKLNIAAFFISGSLLLTSCEAVQNANNTQKGAAIGTAAGAVLGGILGNNIGKGGNAPLGAVLGGVVGGVAGGVIGNKMDKQAKEIKEVLPGAEVERVGEGIKVTLHENTVNFDFNSSNLTTLAKTNLDKLVTVLKNNPDTNINIYGHTDSVGTDAVNLRISGQRAAAVKNYFVANGISSTRLFTEGLGKSSPIASNDTDAGRAQNRRVEFAITANEKMINDAKSN is encoded by the coding sequence ATGAAATTAACTAAATTAAACATAGCTGCATTTTTTATCTCAGGCTCACTTTTATTAACAAGTTGTGAGGCTGTTCAAAATGCGAATAATACTCAGAAAGGCGCTGCAATAGGAACTGCTGCCGGAGCTGTACTTGGAGGGATTTTAGGAAATAACATCGGAAAAGGTGGTAATGCGCCTCTTGGAGCTGTTCTTGGTGGTGTTGTAGGTGGTGTTGCTGGTGGTGTTATTGGTAACAAAATGGACAAACAGGCTAAAGAAATTAAAGAAGTTTTACCTGGAGCTGAAGTAGAAAGAGTAGGGGAAGGTATTAAAGTGACGCTTCACGAAAATACGGTTAACTTCGATTTCAATTCATCGAATTTAACGACTCTTGCAAAAACTAATCTTGATAAATTGGTAACGGTTCTTAAAAATAATCCTGATACTAATATTAATATCTATGGTCACACAGATAGTGTTGGTACAGATGCGGTTAACTTGAGAATCTCGGGACAGAGAGCTGCTGCAGTTAAAAATTATTTTGTGGCTAATGGTATCTCATCTACGAGATTGTTTACAGAAGGTTTAGGAAAATCTAGTCCTATTGCCTCTAACGATACTGATGCAGGTAGAGCACAGAACAGACGTGTAGAATTTGCAATTACAGCCAATGAAAAAATGATTAACGACGCTAAGTCAAATTAA
- a CDS encoding decaprenyl-phosphate phosphoribosyltransferase — MKNYLKLIRVEQWVKNLFVFAPLFFSGKITNTHLFYESIFAFLVFSFTASSIYIINDYFDIESDKKHPEKKHRPLASGAVSKTSARILFVLLILLSVGSIFLGNYIFQANFWKFGVIIAFYFVMNLFYTFKLKQVAIVDICIIAIGFVLRVLAGGYVTGVIVTNWAILLTFVLALVLAIGKRRGELINAQISGKTRKALDGYNVQFADIALSISCTLAIICYLMFTLSPEVQARFHPRVFYTVIFVVFAFLRYLQQTLVYNKTESPTKIVYKDRYIQVTIVLWVIVFLLQIYFKK; from the coding sequence ATGAAGAATTATTTAAAATTAATAAGAGTAGAACAATGGGTTAAGAACTTATTTGTTTTTGCTCCTTTATTTTTTTCAGGTAAAATTACCAATACTCATCTTTTTTACGAGAGTATTTTTGCATTCTTGGTTTTCTCTTTTACAGCAAGTTCTATTTATATCATCAATGATTATTTTGATATAGAATCAGATAAAAAACATCCGGAAAAAAAACATCGTCCGTTAGCAAGCGGTGCTGTTTCTAAGACCAGTGCAAGGATTTTATTTGTATTATTGATTCTGTTGTCAGTCGGTTCTATTTTCCTTGGGAATTATATTTTTCAAGCTAACTTTTGGAAGTTCGGAGTCATCATCGCATTTTATTTTGTGATGAATCTTTTCTATACATTCAAACTAAAACAAGTGGCGATTGTTGATATCTGTATCATCGCCATTGGATTTGTTCTCAGAGTTTTAGCGGGTGGTTATGTGACAGGAGTTATCGTAACCAACTGGGCCATCTTGTTAACCTTTGTACTGGCACTTGTACTGGCCATTGGCAAAAGAAGAGGAGAATTAATCAATGCTCAGATTTCAGGAAAAACCAGAAAAGCTTTAGATGGTTATAATGTTCAGTTTGCTGATATTGCTTTGTCAATCAGTTGTACTTTGGCGATTATTTGTTATCTGATGTTTACATTGTCTCCGGAGGTTCAGGCGAGATTTCATCCGCGAGTGTTTTACACAGTGATTTTTGTAGTTTTTGCATTCTTAAGATATCTGCAACAAACTTTGGTTTATAATAAAACCGAGTCGCCAACAAAAATCGTTTATAAAGACCGATATATACAAGTGACAATTGTCCTTTGGGTTATCGTTTTTCTTTTACAAATCTATTTTAAGAAATAA
- a CDS encoding HAD-IB family hydrolase: MKKLYLFDFDGTLTYKDTMFMFLKFYDPAKYSVQFLKHVPLFILLKLKLADAESVKKSLIASILKGKSRHQIEKKAQQFFEENFPSLFRENALDFINNIDSTHTESYIVSASLDIWVKPFADKFNMKLLSTQAEFKEDIFTGKFVGKNCNKEEKVNRIKLEIGDKKFDKIIAFGDTSGDKAMFKFANESHYRFFH; encoded by the coding sequence ATGAAAAAATTATACTTATTCGACTTTGACGGAACTTTAACTTACAAAGACACGATGTTTATGTTTTTGAAGTTTTATGACCCTGCAAAATATTCGGTTCAGTTCTTGAAGCACGTTCCTCTTTTTATTTTGTTAAAATTGAAGCTAGCGGATGCAGAATCTGTGAAGAAAAGTTTGATTGCATCAATTCTAAAAGGTAAATCGAGACATCAAATCGAAAAAAAAGCACAACAGTTTTTCGAAGAAAATTTTCCGAGTTTGTTCAGAGAAAACGCTTTGGATTTCATTAATAATATTGATAGCACTCATACAGAATCTTATATTGTTTCAGCATCTTTGGACATTTGGGTAAAACCATTTGCTGACAAATTCAATATGAAATTACTTTCTACTCAAGCAGAATTCAAAGAAGATATTTTTACAGGAAAATTCGTTGGTAAAAACTGTAATAAAGAAGAGAAAGTCAACCGAATTAAACTTGAAATTGGCGATAAGAAATTCGATAAAATAATAGCTTTTGGAGATACTTCTGGAGACAAAGCGATGTTCAAATTTGCAAATGAATCTCATTACCGATTTTTTCACTAA
- a CDS encoding SDR family NAD(P)-dependent oxidoreductase: MIVLGSNSEVAQAFVEECLAKGEKFPKIYLLSSNPETTEKFAGHLQVKFLQNSEIIPLDLMNEIDYKALENINSDFLFCASGYLGLGTEEGLYDDENTAQIIDVNYAKLVPVLNFFAKKMESKRSGTMIVLSSVAGERGRQSNFIYGSAKAALTAYLSGLRNYLFDKKVHVLTVKPGFMDTKMTEGLPLNPALTATPKKAAAGIYKAYKNKKDVAYVLPIWAIIMMIIRNIPEFIFKKLEL, encoded by the coding sequence ATGATAGTATTAGGTTCCAATTCTGAAGTTGCGCAGGCATTCGTAGAAGAATGCTTAGCTAAAGGCGAAAAATTTCCCAAGATTTATCTGTTAAGTTCAAATCCTGAAACGACAGAGAAATTCGCTGGTCATCTTCAGGTTAAGTTTCTTCAGAATTCCGAAATTATTCCTTTGGATCTGATGAATGAGATTGATTATAAGGCTTTGGAAAACATCAATTCGGATTTTTTATTTTGTGCCTCCGGTTATCTTGGTTTAGGAACAGAAGAAGGACTTTATGATGATGAAAATACAGCGCAGATTATTGATGTCAATTACGCAAAATTAGTTCCTGTACTCAATTTCTTCGCCAAAAAAATGGAATCCAAAAGAAGCGGAACAATGATAGTTCTTTCTTCGGTTGCAGGCGAAAGAGGAAGACAAAGTAATTTTATTTACGGAAGTGCAAAAGCAGCTTTAACAGCTTATCTTAGTGGGCTAAGAAATTATCTTTTCGACAAGAAAGTTCATGTTCTGACGGTTAAACCAGGTTTTATGGATACCAAAATGACAGAAGGTTTACCTCTTAATCCAGCTTTGACAGCAACGCCTAAAAAAGCAGCAGCAGGAATTTATAAAGCTTATAAAAATAAAAAAGATGTTGCCTACGTTTTACCAATTTGGGCAATCATTATGATGATCATCAGAAATATTCCTGAATTTATTTTTAAAAAACTGGAGCTTTAA
- a CDS encoding FAD-binding oxidoreductase, with product MKPNFVQKVTNWGNFPIVEKEMKSDDSVSKIKQFVRDNNEVIARGNGRCYGDASLGEHIFSTKRLNKFISFDRLNGIIECESGVLLSEVLEVTVPQGYFLYVTPGTKFVSVGGAIASDVHGKNHHAEGCFSEYVTEFKLMNENSEVITCSREENSDKFWATIGGMGLTGIILSAKFKLKNIESAYIRQESIKAENLDEVFKLFDESEDWTYNVAWIDCFQKGKNLGRSILMRGEHALKAELPSNLQKKSLKLKEKFKPTVPFYFPGFVLNALTIKIFNFLYYNKQTKKQLNNFIDYETFFYPLDVINDWNKIYGKSGFIQYQMVIPKENGKEGMRQILDAIAKSGNGSFLAVLKLFGKDNPLAYNSFPKEGYTLALDFKVNKGLKKLVDQLDTIVENFGGRIYLTKDSMSRSSLTNYLQNVNSSKFVSLQHKRILSGGN from the coding sequence ATGAAGCCGAATTTTGTACAGAAAGTCACCAACTGGGGAAATTTTCCAATTGTAGAGAAGGAAATGAAATCGGATGATTCTGTTTCGAAAATAAAACAATTTGTAAGAGATAATAATGAAGTTATTGCAAGAGGAAACGGTCGTTGCTACGGCGATGCTTCTCTTGGAGAACATATTTTCTCTACAAAAAGATTGAATAAATTCATTTCTTTTGACAGACTTAACGGAATCATAGAATGCGAATCTGGCGTTCTTTTGTCAGAAGTTTTAGAGGTTACTGTTCCGCAAGGTTATTTCCTTTACGTAACTCCAGGAACCAAATTTGTTTCCGTTGGAGGTGCAATCGCCTCGGATGTTCACGGGAAAAATCATCACGCTGAAGGTTGCTTTTCTGAATATGTAACGGAGTTCAAATTGATGAATGAAAACTCAGAAGTGATTACTTGTTCTCGTGAGGAAAACTCAGATAAATTTTGGGCTACAATTGGCGGAATGGGATTGACGGGAATTATTCTGTCGGCCAAATTTAAACTGAAAAATATTGAATCGGCTTATATCAGACAAGAAAGCATCAAAGCTGAAAATCTGGATGAAGTTTTCAAATTGTTTGATGAAAGTGAGGACTGGACTTACAACGTTGCCTGGATTGATTGTTTCCAAAAAGGAAAAAATCTGGGACGTTCCATTTTGATGCGAGGAGAACACGCTTTGAAGGCTGAATTACCATCCAATCTTCAAAAAAAGTCTTTGAAACTAAAAGAAAAATTCAAACCGACAGTTCCTTTTTATTTTCCGGGATTTGTTTTGAATGCTTTAACGATTAAGATTTTCAATTTCCTTTATTATAACAAGCAAACAAAGAAACAGCTCAATAATTTTATTGATTACGAAACTTTTTTCTATCCTCTGGATGTCATTAATGATTGGAACAAAATCTATGGAAAAAGTGGATTTATCCAGTACCAAATGGTAATCCCGAAAGAAAACGGAAAAGAAGGAATGAGACAAATCCTTGATGCTATTGCAAAAAGTGGAAACGGCTCTTTTTTAGCTGTTTTGAAATTGTTTGGGAAAGATAATCCATTAGCTTATAATTCCTTTCCAAAAGAGGGTTACACGTTGGCTTTAGATTTTAAAGTCAACAAAGGACTTAAAAAACTGGTTGACCAACTGGATACGATCGTGGAAAATTTTGGAGGAAGAATTTACTTAACAAAAGACAGTATGAGCAGATCTTCTTTGACCAATTATCTTCAAAACGTCAATTCGTCCAAGTTTGTATCACTCCAACATAAAAGAATATTGAGCGGAGGTAATTAA
- the dapB gene encoding 4-hydroxy-tetrahydrodipicolinate reductase, with protein sequence MKIAIIGYGKMGKIIDEISQSRGHEVVARLKETPTTENLNNADVAIEFSNPEVAFENIKTCLENKIPVICGTTGWLDKKPEIERLALENNTPFLYGSNFSLGVNLFFALNENLAKLMSNINEYSVQLEEIHHIHKKDAPSGTAISIAEGIIENSKYEAWKLDETRDKELGIFAIREDEVPGTHSVFYRSEVDEIEIKHTAFNRNGFALGAVIAAEWIVDKKGIFSMKDVLGL encoded by the coding sequence ATGAAAATAGCAATAATAGGTTACGGGAAAATGGGAAAAATCATTGATGAAATTTCTCAGAGCCGTGGTCACGAAGTAGTTGCAAGATTAAAAGAAACACCGACTACCGAGAATCTTAACAATGCAGATGTAGCCATAGAATTTTCTAATCCCGAAGTTGCTTTTGAAAATATAAAAACTTGCCTGGAAAATAAGATTCCTGTAATCTGTGGAACTACAGGTTGGTTGGATAAAAAGCCTGAGATTGAAAGATTAGCTTTAGAAAACAATACGCCGTTTTTATACGGCTCTAATTTCAGCTTAGGGGTTAATCTGTTTTTTGCTTTAAATGAAAATTTAGCGAAATTGATGTCAAATATCAATGAGTATTCAGTTCAGTTAGAAGAAATTCATCATATTCATAAAAAAGATGCACCTAGTGGAACAGCAATTTCCATTGCGGAAGGAATTATTGAAAATTCTAAGTATGAAGCCTGGAAATTGGATGAAACCAGAGATAAAGAATTAGGGATTTTTGCCATTCGTGAAGATGAAGTTCCGGGTACACATAGCGTTTTCTACAGATCGGAAGTAGATGAAATCGAAATCAAACACACCGCTTTTAATAGAAACGGATTTGCATTAGGAGCAGTAATTGCGGCAGAATGGATTGTAGATAAAAAAGGAATTTTTTCTATGAAAGATGTTTTAGGTCTATAA